In the genome of Segnochrobactrum spirostomi, the window TGGGAATGCGCGGCTCAACGATCACAATCGCCGGCCCCGCGCAACCCCCAGAAGGGGATGGGAGGCCGTCAGAAAAGCCAGGGGCTCGCTTCGTCGCTCGCCTCTTGGCGCACGGTCTCGCTCTGATCGGCGACGAACTGGTCGAGCCAATGGTCGTCGAGGCCCTGGTGGCGGGCGATGGTGGCCCACTTCACGGCCTGGACCGGATCGGCGGGCACGCCGCGGCCGAGCGCATAAAGCCGGGCGAGCCGCGTCATCGCGAGAGGGCTGCCGAGCTCGGCGGCTCGGCGGAACCAGTTCGCCGCCTGCTTTTCGTCGGCGACGATCCCGTTGCCGTTGTAGAGCCGGATGCCGTACTCGACCATGGCATCGACGTGCCCGCCCCGGGCGGCGCGCCCGAAATAGAATGAGGCGAGCATCTCGTCCTGCTTGCGGCCGTCGCCGGTGTCGTACATCACCGCGAGGGCATATTGGGCGTCGGCGCTGCCGGAGTCCGCCGCGAGCTGGAACAGGTCGCCCGCCTTCTTGGCGTCGCGCGGCCGCGCTTTGCCCTGGAGATAGAGCACGCCGAGATTGAAGGCGGCATCGGTGTTGCCGGCCTTGGCGGCCTGGTCGAACCATTTTGCCGCCTGGACGAGATCGTTCTCGTTGCGGGAATGGACGTAGGTCAGGCCGAGCTGATAGGCGGCCGCCGCGGAACCGTGTTCGGCGGCGAGTTCATACCAACTGCGTGCCTTGGCGAGGTTGCGCGGCACGCCGTGGCCGCTTTCGTAGATGAGGCCGAGCAGGGTCTGGGCGGCGACGTCGCCCTTCTGCGCCGCGGCGGTCGCCAGCGTCAGCGCGCGCAGATAATTGCCGGCCATGTAATGGGCATAAGCGGGGTCGGCGAGTTCGTCGTCGACCGTCGCGGTCTTGTTCCCCGCCGTCTTGCTCCCCGCTGTCTTGCCAGGCCCGGACTTGTCCCACGCCGGCGATGCGCCGGCGCTGTCCTGCTGGGCTTGGCCTGGCTTCGCTTCACCCGCCTTGGCATCCCTCGGCTTGGCGGATGGCGCCGGTTGTCCGGACGCTGCGCCCTCGGCCGCCTGAGCGGGCCGTGCGTCGCGGAAATGGCCGAACGCGTCCTTGATTCGTCCGTCTGGATTGAGTTGCTGGTCCGGGGTGCGGAAGGCGCCGGCCTGCGGCGCGACCGCCTCCGGGAATTCCGGCGGGCGGATCAGATCGGTCTGGACGCCCTTCACGGTCGGGGTCGCGACGTTCGCTGGCGCGCCCGCCGGAGAGGCACCGTCGGTGGGCGCATCCGCCGAGGTCGGGGCTCCGCTTGACGCGCCGCCCGATGTCTGGCCGGCGGTCGGGGCGACGGCGGCCGGCGAGATGACACCGGTCGGCGCCATGGCCCCGGCGGAGGGGGCGGTCGCCGTGTCCGCGGTCGTCGTGGCGGCTCCCGAGGTCGCCGTCTCGGTGCCTTCCGCAGCCGCCGGACCGGCGGCGAAGGCGAGCGCGGCGAGGGTCGCGGCGGCGAGGCTGTTGGCGACAAGACCGGCGGCAGCCGCAAGCCTCGTGCGACCCGCGCCATCGGCAACCGCGCCGGGAGCGTCGAAAGGCATCGTCGTCGAAGGCGTCTTCATGGCGGACCGCTCGTGCCGATATCGCGTCAGGATTGGCCCTGCTCCGCAAACACGGCATCGATGAGGCGGTTGACCTGTGCGAGGCCGGCTTGCGGCCCGTCCGGGTGCTCCCAGACGGCGGCGCGCACGGCGACGAATTCGGCGCCGGTGCGGATCGCCGCCTCGACAGCCTCGGGGGTGCGGCCGGCGACGGCGATGCACGGGATCTCGAACACCTCGGCCCACCATGTCGCGAAGTCGATCGTCTTCGGATGGGTCTCGTCGGCATCGGCCCGGTCGATCAGGCCGAACAGCACATAATCCGCGCCGTCTTCGGCCGCTTCCATCGCGGCGTCGCGCTCCTTGATCAGTCCGACGCCGACCATGCGGGCGGGCGGGAAGGTCTCGAGCGCCGGGGCGAGGTCTTCGTGCCCGGACGGCAGATGCACGCCGTCCGCCTTGGTGCGCCCGGCGACGCGGGTGTCGCCGGCGACGATCGCCGCCGCGCCGGCGCCTTGGGCCACCGGAACGAGGGCTTCGGCGAAGGGCTGCAGGATGGCGGAGTCCACGTCGCCCGGCGCGATCAGCACGGCGGCGGCGTCGCCGCCTCCAAGCGCGTCGGCGAGCGTCGCCGCGAACGCGGTCGAGGTCTCGCCGAGGGGCGTGATCAGCACGGCGCGCGGACGGATGCGCTGCGGTTCGGCCGGCTTGCGGCCACCCGATTTGCCACCCGACTTGGCGGCGCCGGCGGCAGCGGTGCCGCCGGCTTTCTTTACGGTCTTGCTCAAGGGGTATCCTTGTTCGGGAAGGCGTCCTTGTTCGGGAAGGATCCCGGCTCAGGCCGCTTGACGCTCCAGCTCCGGGGTCCACTCGCCCTTGGCGGCGAGGGCGTTCATGCGGGCGCGGTGGTTGAAGGCGCGGTGGCCCGCGGCGACGTTCTCGAACCGGCCGTTCCAGGCCTGCAGCGCCGCCGCCTGGAGGGCACGCCCGTAGGAGAAGGTGATCTTCCAGGGGTGCGGGCCGAGGGCGTTGATCAGCGACAGGTGCTGCGTCGCGAGCTCGTCCGACTGACCGCCCGACAGGAAGGCGATGCCCGGCACGGCGACCGGAACCGCGGCCTTGAACACCTTCACGGTGAGCTCGACCACTTCCTCGGGGCTCGCCTGGGTCGCGCAGTCCTTGCCGGCGACGACCATGTTCGGCTTCAGGATCGTGCCTTCGAGCGTCACCCGGGCGAGATAGAGCTCCTCGTAGAGCGTCTTCAGCGTCCACTCGGTGACGTTGTAGCAGGTCTTCACGTCGTGGACGGCGTTCGGGCCGTCCATCAGCACTTCCGGCTCGACGATCGGCACGATGCCGGCCTGCTGGCAGAGCGCGGCATAGCGGGCGAGCGCGTGGGTGTTGGCGCGGATGGCGCCGTAGGTCGGCAGGCCATCGCCGATATCGATCACCGCGCGCCACTTCGCGAAGCGGGCGCCGCGGGCATAATAATCCTTGAGGCGCTCGCGCAGGCCGTCGAGCCCTTCGGTCACCTTTTCGCCGGGGAAGTTCGCGAGCGGCTTTGCGCCCTCGTCGACCTTGATGCCCGGAATGGCGCCGGCCTTGCGGATCAGATCGGTGAGCGGGGTGCCGTCGCGGGCGCTCTGGCGGATGGTCTCGTCATAGAGGATGACGCCGGAGATCGAATCGCTCATCGCCTCGGCGGTGAACAGCATCTCGCGGTAATCCCGCCGGCTTTCCTCGGTCGATTCGAGGCCGATGGCGTCGAAGCGCTTCTTGATGGTCGAGGTGCTCTCGTCGGCGGCAAGCAGGCCCTTGCCCCCCGACACGAGGGCGGCGGCGATGTCTTCAAGCCGTTCGCTCATGATCCGGTCCCGTTCTTCGTTTCAGTTGCGTTGCGACGAAGCGATCCGGTCTTTGACCGGTCCGGCTTTGGCCGGGACCGGACCCTTCGGTCCGGCCGCCCGTCGATCATGCCCTTGTTGTCATGTCCGTCCGTTGAACACGGCGGTGCCCGCTGGGCCTGCGGGCGAAATCTCCGGCTATCAGGCCTTCAGCGCCTCGACACCCGGCAGCGGCTTGCCCTCGAGCCATTCGAGGAAGGCACCGCCGGCGGTCGAGACGTAGGAGAACGCCCCCGCGACGCCGGCATGGTTGAGCGCGGCGACGGTGTCGCCGCCGCCGGCGACCGACAGGAGCGTGCCGGCGCGGGTGCGCTTCGCCGCCGCCTCGGCCGCCGCCACGGTGGCGGCGTCGAACGGCGTCAACTCGAACGCGCCGAGCGGCCCATTCCAGACCAGCGTCTTCGCCTTGTCCAGCGCCGCTTCGATCTCCTTCACCGTCGCCGGGCCGGCGTCGAGGATCATGGCGTCGGCCGGAACGGCGTTGACTTTGACCGTCTCGTGCCGGGCGTTGGCCGCGAACTCCCAGGCGACCACGCCGTCGCTCGGCAGCAGGATGCGGCAGCCGGCGGCGTCCGCGGCCTTCACGATCTTGCGCGCCGTATCGGCGAGGTCGTGCTCGCACAGCGACTTGCCGACATCGTGGCCCTGGGCGGCGAGGAAGGTGTTCGCCATGCCGCCGCCGATGACGAGGACGTCGACCTTGGAAACCAGGTTCTCGAGGAGGTCGATCTTGGACGACACCTTGGCGCCGCCGACGATCGCGACCACCGGACGGACCGGGGTGCCGAGCGCCTTGTCGAGCGCCTCGAGCTCGGCCTGCATGGTGCGGCCGGCAAAGGCGGGAAGGCGATGGGCGAGGCCCTCGGTCGAGGCGTGGGCGCGGTGCGCCGCCGAGAAGGCGTCGTTGACGTAAAGGTCGCCGTTCGCGGCGAGCGCATCGACGAAGGCGGGGTCGTTACCCTCTTCGCCGGCGTGGAAGCGGGTGTTCTCGAGCAGCAGCACGCCACCGTCGGCGAGGGCGGCGACCGCCTTCGTCACCGAGGGGCCGATGCAATCGTCGGCGAAGGCGACCGGCCGGCCGAGGATCGCGGCGAGCGCCGGCACCACGACGGCGAGCGACTGGGTGAGATCGCGCTTCGCCTTCGGACGCCCGAAATGGGCGAGCAGGATCACCTTGGCGCCCTTGTCGGAGAGCTCGGTGATGGTCGGGGCGACCGCGCGGATGCGGGTGTCGTCGCTGACCGCGCCGTCCTTGACCGGCACATTGAGATCGACGCGCACGAGCACGCGCTTGCCGGCGGCGTCGGCGATGTCGTCGAGGGTGCGGAACTGAGCCATCGTTCGAATGTCCCGTTTGGGATGAGGATTCGGTCGGCGGACGCGGGTGGCGGCGACCGGGCGGGCGCGTCGCCCGCGGCGTCCCCGTTCAATGGCGCCGTTCGGCGGCGCTCTGGTTCCTGTCGCTTATCGCCGGAGATTTCCCGCGGCGGCCGGGACGAAAAGGGCGGGGAACCGATCGGCGCCCCGCCCTTTTTGCGTCAGATCAGCTTCGCGAGCGCGACCGAGGTGTCGCTCATGCGGTTCGAGAAGCCCCACTCGTTGTCGTACCAGGCCATGACGCGGACGAAGGTGCCGTCGAGCACCTTGGTCTGGTCGATGGCGAAGGTCGAGGAATGGGCGTCGTGGTTGAAGTCGATCGAGACGTTCGGCAGCGTGGTGTAGCCGAGGATGCCCTTGAGCGGGCCTTCGGCCGCCGCCTTCACGGCCGCGTTGATCTCGTCCTTCGTGGTGGCGCGCTTGGCCACGAACTTGAAGTCGATCACCGAGACGTTCGGGGTCGGCACGCGGATCGAGGTGCCGTCGAGCTTGCCGTTGAGCTCCGGCAGCACGAGGCCGACGGCCTTCGCCGCGCCGGTCGAGGTCGGGATCATCGACAGGGCCGCCGCGCGGGCGCGGTAGAGGTCCTTGTGCATCTGATCGAGCGACGGCTGGTCGTTCGTGTAGGAGTGCACCGTCGTCATGAAGCCCTTCTCGATGCCGACGGCATCGTTGAGCACCTTGGCGACCGGGGCGAGGCAGTTCGTCGTGCACGAGGCGTTCGAGATGACCAGGTGATCCTTGGTCAGCTTGTCGTGGTTGACGCCGTAGACGACGGTGAGGTCGGCGCCGTCGGAGGGCGCCGAGACGATGACGCGGTGGGCGCCGGCGGTGAGGTGCGCGGCCGCCTTGTCGCGGGCGGTGAAGATGCCCGTGCACTCGAGCGCGATGTCGACGCCGAGCTCCTTGTGGGGGAGCGTCGCCGGGTCCTTCACCGCGGTCACCTTGATCTTGCCGCGGCCGACATCGATCGTGTCGCCGTCCACCACGACCTCGTGGGGGAAGCGGCCGTGGACGGAATCGAAGCGCAGGAGATGCGCATTCGTCTCCACCGGGCCGAGATCGTTGATCGCCACCACCTCGATGTCGGTGCGGCCCGATTCAACGATCGCGCGCAGCACGTTACGCCCGATGCGGCCGAAGCCGTTGATCGCCACGCGAACAGCCATATTGGATCTCCGTTCCCTGTCGCTTGAGGGCCGAAGGGTCGCATTGGGCTGCGGCGCCCCGGTCCGTTCCTACGGTCAAAGGCGAAGCCCGCGGTCAAGCCGCCGCGGGCTCCGTCGTCGGATCACAGTCCGAGTTTGGCGGCGCGGGCCTTCGCGGCGTCCGCAACCGCTTCGGCGGTGATGCCGAAATGCTTGTAGAGCACCTCGATCGGCGCGCTGGCGCCGAAGCTCGACATGCCGATGAAGGGGCCGTCGCCGATGAAGCGGTCCCAGCCCATGCGGATCGCGGCCTCGACCGCGACCTTCACCGGCGCGGTGCCGAGCACCGAGGCCTTATACTCGTCCGACTGCTTCTCGAAGAGCTCGAACGAGGGCACCGAGACGATGCGGGTCGGCCAGCCGGCCTCGTCGAGCAACGCCTTGGCGGCGACCGCGATCGCGACCTCCGAACCGGTGGCGAAGATCGACACCTTCGCCTCGCCCGAGGCCGGACGGATCTCGTAGGCGCCGCGCGCCGACAGGTTCTCGTCCACGTGCTCGGTGCGCAGCGTCGGCAGGTTCTGCCGCGACAAAGCGAGCAGCGACGGACCGGTGCGGTGCTCGAGGGCGAGCTGCCAGGCTTCCGCGACCTCGACCGCGTCGGCCGGGCGCAGCACCAGCGTGTTCGGAATGGCGCGCAGCGAGGCGAGGTGCTCGACCGGCTGATGGGTCGGGCCGTCCTCACCGAGGCCGATGGAATCGTGGGTGAAGACGTGGATCACCCGGATGCCCATCAAGGCGGCGAGGCGGATCGACGGACGGCAATAATCCGAGAAGATCAGGAAGCCGCCCGAATAGGGGATCAACCCGCCGTGCAGCGCGATGCCGTTCATGGCGGCGGCCATGCCGTGCTCGCGAATGCCCCAGTTGACGAAGGTGCCGGAATAGTCGCCGGGCACCACGCCCTTCTGGCTCTTGGTGCGGGTCAGGTTCGAGTGGGTCAGGTCGGCGGAGCCGCCGATCATCTCGGGCACGACGGCGTTGACGACCTCGAGCGCCATCTCGGACGACTTGCGGCTCGCGACGTTCGGCTTGTCGGCCGACAGGCGGGCCTTGTAGGCGCGGATCGCCTCGTCGAAGCCGGCCGGCAGGTCGCCGCGGATGCGGCGGTCGAACTCGGCGCGCTCGTCGGCGGGCAGGGCGCGGTAGCGACGCTCCCATTCCTTGCGGGCGTCGACCGAGCGCTGGCCGGCGGCGCGCCAAGCCTCGAGGATCTCGGCCGGCACCTCGAACGGACCGGCGGTCCAGCCGTAGGAGGCGCGGGCGGCGGCCACTTCCTCGGCCCCGAGCGGGGCGCCGTGGGCGGCCGCGGTGCCGGCCTTCTTCGGCGAGCCGAAGCCGATCACGGTGCGGCAGGCGATCAGGGTCGGCTTGCCGGTGGTCTCTGCCCACTCGATGGTCTTGAGGATCTCTGCGATGTCGTAGCCGTCGATCCGGGTCGCGGCCCAGCCGGCCGCCTCGAAGCGCTTCAGCGTATCGGTCGAGTCCGCGAGGCTCGTCGGTCCGTCGATCGAGATGTGGTTATCGTCGTAGAGGACGATCATCCGCGACAGGTTGAGATGGCCGGCGATCGAGATCGCCTCGTGGCTGATGCCTTCCATCAGGTCGCCGTCACCGCACAGCACGAAGGTGCGATGATCGATCAGGTCGCTGCCGAACTGGGCGTTCATGAGACGCTCGGCGAGCGCCATGCCGACGGCGGTCGCGATGCCCTGGCCGAGCGGACCCGTGGTCGTCTCGATGCCGGCGGCGTGGCCATATTCCGGGTGGCCGGCGGCGGCCGAGCCGAGCTGGCGGAAGTTCTCGATCGCCTCGAGCGTCATATCCTCGTAGCCGAGGAGAAAGAGCAGCGAATAGAGCAGCATCGAGCCGTGGCCGGCCGACAGCACGAAGCGGTCGCGGTTCGGCCAGTGCGGGGCAGACGGATCGAACCGCAGCACCTGGGTGAACAGGGTGGTGGCGATGTCCGCCGTGCCCATCGGCAGGCCCGGATGCCCCGACTTCGCCTTCTCCACCGCATCGATGGAAAGCACACGGATGGCGTTGGCCATCTGGGTCTGCATCTTGAGGTCGATCATGGGTCCGCTCGCGACTTGGCCGCGCGGCACGGAGCAAGGCCCCAGGCGCGACGGCAGGTGGGGGAACAGAACGACCGCCAGTTAGGGCGCGCGGGGGAAATGACCGCGACGCCGGGGGGCGGCCGACGGATTCGGCGCCTTGGACATAGCAGGTCGCCGAGGCGAGTCAACGCGCCGCGGCGGCACCTTGCCCCCGCCTAACCCCCGCGCCGGGCTCGCGTTCCACCCTCTTTACGGCCTGAGGAGCGCTCCGCAGCGAGCGCCCTCTCGACCGGGGAAACGACTAGCCCTAAGTTGACCAAAGAGAATCAGCCCCACCTCGTGTGGCGGACAGCGCGGAAAGGTCGGGATGGGGGATAGGCCGAGCATCGATGCCAGCCTCGCCCGGTTGCTGGCGGTGATCGATCGCCTCGAGGCCGTCGCCGAGCGGCGCGGTCAGAGCGATCGCGCGTCGAGCGTCCTGGAAGACGAGCTGCACCGGCTCGAGGACGACCGTTCGCGCCTCGCCCAGACGCTCGATCAGGCGGAAGCCCGCTCGGCGCGGCTCGAGGAGACGAACCGCGAGGTGTCGCGCCGTCTGGTCGCGGCGATGGAGTCGATCCGCGGCGTGCTGGAGCGCCACGGCGGCTGAGCGGCCTGGCGTCCCCCGCGCGTCCCTCGGGATGTGCGAACCGTGCCGTGCCCTTGAAAGGACCCGCAGTAGAGACCCATGGCCCAGGTCAACGTCAGCATCAACGGTCGCAATTACCGCATGGCCTGCGACGACGGCGAGGAGGAACGCCTCCTCGCCCTCGGGCGGCGGTTCGACGAGTGCATCCAGCAATTGCGCGGCGGCTTCGGCGAGATCGGCGATCAGCGGCTCACCGTGATGGCCGGGGTGATGATGGCCGACCGCCTCAACGAGGCGGAGGCGACCATCAAGGCGCTCCAGGCCGAAGTCGCGGGCTTGCGCGATTCCCGCGCGGCGATCGCGACCCGCGCCGACGAGGTCGAAGCCTCGATGGCCCAGAAGATCGATCAGGTCGCCGAGCGGCTCGAAGCGCTCGCCAACGTGCTGGTGCCGCAGAGCCTCTCCTGAGGCCGCGGCGGCTCAATCCGTTTCTTCATTGCCGGAAAGACCGAAGCCCCGCAGCGCGGCGGCGAGCGTCGCCTGCTGCCGGTGCACCCGGTTGACGGGGCGCACCGCCGGCGTCGTCCAGCCGCGCACTCGCTCGGCGGCGGCCGGGGTCAGATCGCCGCTCGCCGCGAGCGCGGCACCCAAGGCG includes:
- a CDS encoding tetratricopeptide repeat protein, whose translation is MKTPSTTMPFDAPGAVADGAGRTRLAAAAGLVANSLAAATLAALAFAAGPAAAEGTETATSGAATTTADTATAPSAGAMAPTGVISPAAVAPTAGQTSGGASSGAPTSADAPTDGASPAGAPANVATPTVKGVQTDLIRPPEFPEAVAPQAGAFRTPDQQLNPDGRIKDAFGHFRDARPAQAAEGAASGQPAPSAKPRDAKAGEAKPGQAQQDSAGASPAWDKSGPGKTAGSKTAGNKTATVDDELADPAYAHYMAGNYLRALTLATAAAQKGDVAAQTLLGLIYESGHGVPRNLAKARSWYELAAEHGSAAAAYQLGLTYVHSRNENDLVQAAKWFDQAAKAGNTDAAFNLGVLYLQGKARPRDAKKAGDLFQLAADSGSADAQYALAVMYDTGDGRKQDEMLASFYFGRAARGGHVDAMVEYGIRLYNGNGIVADEKQAANWFRRAAELGSPLAMTRLARLYALGRGVPADPVQAVKWATIARHQGLDDHWLDQFVADQSETVRQEASDEASPWLF
- a CDS encoding thiamine phosphate synthase; the encoded protein is MSKTVKKAGGTAAAGAAKSGGKSGGRKPAEPQRIRPRAVLITPLGETSTAFAATLADALGGGDAAAVLIAPGDVDSAILQPFAEALVPVAQGAGAAAIVAGDTRVAGRTKADGVHLPSGHEDLAPALETFPPARMVGVGLIKERDAAMEAAEDGADYVLFGLIDRADADETHPKTIDFATWWAEVFEIPCIAVAGRTPEAVEAAIRTGAEFVAVRAAVWEHPDGPQAGLAQVNRLIDAVFAEQGQS
- a CDS encoding class I fructose-bisphosphate aldolase; the encoded protein is MSERLEDIAAALVSGGKGLLAADESTSTIKKRFDAIGLESTEESRRDYREMLFTAEAMSDSISGVILYDETIRQSARDGTPLTDLIRKAGAIPGIKVDEGAKPLANFPGEKVTEGLDGLRERLKDYYARGARFAKWRAVIDIGDGLPTYGAIRANTHALARYAALCQQAGIVPIVEPEVLMDGPNAVHDVKTCYNVTEWTLKTLYEELYLARVTLEGTILKPNMVVAGKDCATQASPEEVVELTVKVFKAAVPVAVPGIAFLSGGQSDELATQHLSLINALGPHPWKITFSYGRALQAAALQAWNGRFENVAAGHRAFNHRARMNALAAKGEWTPELERQAA
- a CDS encoding phosphoglycerate kinase → MAQFRTLDDIADAAGKRVLVRVDLNVPVKDGAVSDDTRIRAVAPTITELSDKGAKVILLAHFGRPKAKRDLTQSLAVVVPALAAILGRPVAFADDCIGPSVTKAVAALADGGVLLLENTRFHAGEEGNDPAFVDALAANGDLYVNDAFSAAHRAHASTEGLAHRLPAFAGRTMQAELEALDKALGTPVRPVVAIVGGAKVSSKIDLLENLVSKVDVLVIGGGMANTFLAAQGHDVGKSLCEHDLADTARKIVKAADAAGCRILLPSDGVVAWEFAANARHETVKVNAVPADAMILDAGPATVKEIEAALDKAKTLVWNGPLGAFELTPFDAATVAAAEAAAKRTRAGTLLSVAGGGDTVAALNHAGVAGAFSYVSTAGGAFLEWLEGKPLPGVEALKA
- the gap gene encoding type I glyceraldehyde-3-phosphate dehydrogenase produces the protein MAVRVAINGFGRIGRNVLRAIVESGRTDIEVVAINDLGPVETNAHLLRFDSVHGRFPHEVVVDGDTIDVGRGKIKVTAVKDPATLPHKELGVDIALECTGIFTARDKAAAHLTAGAHRVIVSAPSDGADLTVVYGVNHDKLTKDHLVISNASCTTNCLAPVAKVLNDAVGIEKGFMTTVHSYTNDQPSLDQMHKDLYRARAAALSMIPTSTGAAKAVGLVLPELNGKLDGTSIRVPTPNVSVIDFKFVAKRATTKDEINAAVKAAAEGPLKGILGYTTLPNVSIDFNHDAHSSTFAIDQTKVLDGTFVRVMAWYDNEWGFSNRMSDTSVALAKLI
- the tkt gene encoding transketolase — translated: MIDLKMQTQMANAIRVLSIDAVEKAKSGHPGLPMGTADIATTLFTQVLRFDPSAPHWPNRDRFVLSAGHGSMLLYSLLFLLGYEDMTLEAIENFRQLGSAAAGHPEYGHAAGIETTTGPLGQGIATAVGMALAERLMNAQFGSDLIDHRTFVLCGDGDLMEGISHEAISIAGHLNLSRMIVLYDDNHISIDGPTSLADSTDTLKRFEAAGWAATRIDGYDIAEILKTIEWAETTGKPTLIACRTVIGFGSPKKAGTAAAHGAPLGAEEVAAARASYGWTAGPFEVPAEILEAWRAAGQRSVDARKEWERRYRALPADERAEFDRRIRGDLPAGFDEAIRAYKARLSADKPNVASRKSSEMALEVVNAVVPEMIGGSADLTHSNLTRTKSQKGVVPGDYSGTFVNWGIREHGMAAAMNGIALHGGLIPYSGGFLIFSDYCRPSIRLAALMGIRVIHVFTHDSIGLGEDGPTHQPVEHLASLRAIPNTLVLRPADAVEVAEAWQLALEHRTGPSLLALSRQNLPTLRTEHVDENLSARGAYEIRPASGEAKVSIFATGSEVAIAVAAKALLDEAGWPTRIVSVPSFELFEKQSDEYKASVLGTAPVKVAVEAAIRMGWDRFIGDGPFIGMSSFGASAPIEVLYKHFGITAEAVADAAKARAAKLGL
- a CDS encoding DUF4164 domain-containing protein — protein: MGDRPSIDASLARLLAVIDRLEAVAERRGQSDRASSVLEDELHRLEDDRSRLAQTLDQAEARSARLEETNREVSRRLVAAMESIRGVLERHGG
- a CDS encoding cell division protein ZapA, whose product is MAQVNVSINGRNYRMACDDGEEERLLALGRRFDECIQQLRGGFGEIGDQRLTVMAGVMMADRLNEAEATIKALQAEVAGLRDSRAAIATRADEVEASMAQKIDQVAERLEALANVLVPQSLS